A portion of the Oncorhynchus gorbuscha isolate QuinsamMale2020 ecotype Even-year linkage group LG19, OgorEven_v1.0, whole genome shotgun sequence genome contains these proteins:
- the LOC124004798 gene encoding POU domain class 2-associating factor 1 isoform X1 has product MHWKKSPSSGQPDEKPYQGVRVRDPVKELLRRKRGLLLHNAKTVPPRAVGVLNNNLPSYAQLGPSGFEVASSLSSDSSTVNDVGLCAGWIAQPAATALQPMNHWSYPEYLQQHDPTTSTTTTLPLTTDTYMQPMCPSYTVVGPSSMLTYTHTPLFTNFGTLAPTSTALPQVDLQDSVLTYIPWAQPLTTIPSSGVQFASHPATLAGSQLHPMSMPVTPTMPQQDPQPQPLEQHPDGAEEPNPLEKLLEDQNQDDKYTYVNSSSIFIPGV; this is encoded by the exons ATGCACTGGAAGAAAT CTCCTTCCTCAGGGCAGCCTGATGAAAAGCCATACCAAGGAGTGCGAGTCCGAGACCCAGTCAAAGAGTTGCTGAGGAGGAAACGAGGACTGCTTCTCCACAATGCCAAAACAGTGCCCCCTAGAGCG GTTGGGGTACTAAACAACAACTTGCCTTCATATGCACAGCTTG GGCCTTCCGGGTTTGAAGTGGCTAGTAGCCTATCCAGTGACTCCTCCACAGTCAATGATGTCGGCCTCTGTGCAGGTTGGATAGCCCAGCCTGCAGCTACTGCTCTCCAGCCCATGAACCATTGGTCTTACCCAGAGTACCTCCAGCAGCATGACCCCACCacctcaaccaccaccacccTGCCCCTCACCACTGACACGTACATGCAGCCCATGTGTCCCAGCTACACCGTGGTGGGCCCATCCTCCAtgctcacctacacacacacgcctctCTTTACCAACTTCGGG ACCCTAGCACCAACATCCACAGCCCTACCACAAGTGGACCTCCAGGACTCGGTGCTGACTTATATCCCGTGGGCCCAGCCGCTAACCACCATCCCTTCATCAGGTGTGCAGTTTGCCTCTCACCCTGCCACTCTGGCTGGGTCTCAGCTGCATCCGATGTCCATGCCAGTGACCCCCACCATGCCCCAGCAGGAccctcagccccagcccctgGAGCAGCACCCTGATGGGGCTGAAGAACCCAATCCTCTGGAGAAACTTCTGGAGGACCAAAATCAGGATGACAAATACACATATGTGAACAGTTCCTCAATCTTCATCCCCGGTGTCTAA
- the LOC124004798 gene encoding POU domain class 2-associating factor 1 isoform X3 encodes MPKQCPLERYNMAAGLGTGPMQINSAQPCQGALLPTYELPLTTHNTHTVGVLNNNLPSYAQLGWIAQPAATALQPMNHWSYPEYLQQHDPTTSTTTTLPLTTDTYMQPMCPSYTVVGPSSMLTYTHTPLFTNFGTLAPTSTALPQVDLQDSVLTYIPWAQPLTTIPSSGVQFASHPATLAGSQLHPMSMPVTPTMPQQDPQPQPLEQHPDGAEEPNPLEKLLEDQNQDDKYTYVNSSSIFIPGV; translated from the exons ATGCCAAAACAGTGCCCCCTAGAGCG TTACAACATGGCTGCAGGGCTGGGCACGGGGCCTATGCAAATCAACTCAGCCCAGCCGTGCCAAGGAGCCCTCTTACCAACCTATGAATTACCTctgacaacacacaacacacacaca GTTGGGGTACTAAACAACAACTTGCCTTCATATGCACAGCTTG GTTGGATAGCCCAGCCTGCAGCTACTGCTCTCCAGCCCATGAACCATTGGTCTTACCCAGAGTACCTCCAGCAGCATGACCCCACCacctcaaccaccaccacccTGCCCCTCACCACTGACACGTACATGCAGCCCATGTGTCCCAGCTACACCGTGGTGGGCCCATCCTCCAtgctcacctacacacacacgcctctCTTTACCAACTTCGGG ACCCTAGCACCAACATCCACAGCCCTACCACAAGTGGACCTCCAGGACTCGGTGCTGACTTATATCCCGTGGGCCCAGCCGCTAACCACCATCCCTTCATCAGGTGTGCAGTTTGCCTCTCACCCTGCCACTCTGGCTGGGTCTCAGCTGCATCCGATGTCCATGCCAGTGACCCCCACCATGCCCCAGCAGGAccctcagccccagcccctgGAGCAGCACCCTGATGGGGCTGAAGAACCCAATCCTCTGGAGAAACTTCTGGAGGACCAAAATCAGGATGACAAATACACATATGTGAACAGTTCCTCAATCTTCATCCCCGGTGTCTAA
- the LOC124004798 gene encoding POU domain class 2-associating factor 1 isoform X4, with protein MHWKKSPSSGQPDEKPYQGVRVRDPVKELLRRKRGLLLHNAKTVPPRAVGVLNNNLPSYAQLGWIAQPAATALQPMNHWSYPEYLQQHDPTTSTTTTLPLTTDTYMQPMCPSYTVVGPSSMLTYTHTPLFTNFGTLAPTSTALPQVDLQDSVLTYIPWAQPLTTIPSSGVQFASHPATLAGSQLHPMSMPVTPTMPQQDPQPQPLEQHPDGAEEPNPLEKLLEDQNQDDKYTYVNSSSIFIPGV; from the exons ATGCACTGGAAGAAAT CTCCTTCCTCAGGGCAGCCTGATGAAAAGCCATACCAAGGAGTGCGAGTCCGAGACCCAGTCAAAGAGTTGCTGAGGAGGAAACGAGGACTGCTTCTCCACAATGCCAAAACAGTGCCCCCTAGAGCG GTTGGGGTACTAAACAACAACTTGCCTTCATATGCACAGCTTG GTTGGATAGCCCAGCCTGCAGCTACTGCTCTCCAGCCCATGAACCATTGGTCTTACCCAGAGTACCTCCAGCAGCATGACCCCACCacctcaaccaccaccacccTGCCCCTCACCACTGACACGTACATGCAGCCCATGTGTCCCAGCTACACCGTGGTGGGCCCATCCTCCAtgctcacctacacacacacgcctctCTTTACCAACTTCGGG ACCCTAGCACCAACATCCACAGCCCTACCACAAGTGGACCTCCAGGACTCGGTGCTGACTTATATCCCGTGGGCCCAGCCGCTAACCACCATCCCTTCATCAGGTGTGCAGTTTGCCTCTCACCCTGCCACTCTGGCTGGGTCTCAGCTGCATCCGATGTCCATGCCAGTGACCCCCACCATGCCCCAGCAGGAccctcagccccagcccctgGAGCAGCACCCTGATGGGGCTGAAGAACCCAATCCTCTGGAGAAACTTCTGGAGGACCAAAATCAGGATGACAAATACACATATGTGAACAGTTCCTCAATCTTCATCCCCGGTGTCTAA
- the LOC124004798 gene encoding POU domain class 2-associating factor 1 isoform X2 has protein sequence MPKQCPLERYNMAAGLGTGPMQINSAQPCQGALLPTYELPLTTHNTHTVGVLNNNLPSYAQLGPSGFEVASSLSSDSSTVNDVGLCAGWIAQPAATALQPMNHWSYPEYLQQHDPTTSTTTTLPLTTDTYMQPMCPSYTVVGPSSMLTYTHTPLFTNFGTLAPTSTALPQVDLQDSVLTYIPWAQPLTTIPSSGVQFASHPATLAGSQLHPMSMPVTPTMPQQDPQPQPLEQHPDGAEEPNPLEKLLEDQNQDDKYTYVNSSSIFIPGV, from the exons ATGCCAAAACAGTGCCCCCTAGAGCG TTACAACATGGCTGCAGGGCTGGGCACGGGGCCTATGCAAATCAACTCAGCCCAGCCGTGCCAAGGAGCCCTCTTACCAACCTATGAATTACCTctgacaacacacaacacacacaca GTTGGGGTACTAAACAACAACTTGCCTTCATATGCACAGCTTG GGCCTTCCGGGTTTGAAGTGGCTAGTAGCCTATCCAGTGACTCCTCCACAGTCAATGATGTCGGCCTCTGTGCAGGTTGGATAGCCCAGCCTGCAGCTACTGCTCTCCAGCCCATGAACCATTGGTCTTACCCAGAGTACCTCCAGCAGCATGACCCCACCacctcaaccaccaccacccTGCCCCTCACCACTGACACGTACATGCAGCCCATGTGTCCCAGCTACACCGTGGTGGGCCCATCCTCCAtgctcacctacacacacacgcctctCTTTACCAACTTCGGG ACCCTAGCACCAACATCCACAGCCCTACCACAAGTGGACCTCCAGGACTCGGTGCTGACTTATATCCCGTGGGCCCAGCCGCTAACCACCATCCCTTCATCAGGTGTGCAGTTTGCCTCTCACCCTGCCACTCTGGCTGGGTCTCAGCTGCATCCGATGTCCATGCCAGTGACCCCCACCATGCCCCAGCAGGAccctcagccccagcccctgGAGCAGCACCCTGATGGGGCTGAAGAACCCAATCCTCTGGAGAAACTTCTGGAGGACCAAAATCAGGATGACAAATACACATATGTGAACAGTTCCTCAATCTTCATCCCCGGTGTCTAA